A window of the Salvelinus fontinalis isolate EN_2023a chromosome 26, ASM2944872v1, whole genome shotgun sequence genome harbors these coding sequences:
- the LOC129824053 gene encoding melanocortin receptor 4-like, whose protein sequence is MNATHQHHHGSFHLRNHSSGALPFSNQQPQAMVERIRGLPGCYEQLLISTEVFLTLGIVSLLENILVIAAIIKNKNLHSPMYFFICSLAVADMLVSVSNATETIVMAMITDGNLGIGGGMIKSMDNVFDSMICSSLLASIWSLLAIAVDRYVTIFYALRYHNIMTVRRAAAIITSIWTFCTVSGVLFIVYSESTTVLICLIIMFFSMLVLMASLYVHMFMLARLHMKRIAALPGNGPIWQAANMKGAITLTILLGVFIVCWAPFFLHLILMISCPRNPYCMCFMSHFNMYLILIMCNSVIDPLIYAFRSQEMRKTFKEIFCCWYDITSLCVSV, encoded by the coding sequence ATGAATGCCACGCACCAGCATCACCATGGATCATTCCACCTACGGAACCACAGCTCTGGAGCTCTGCCTTTCAGCAATCAGCAGCCCCAGGCTATGGTGGAGAGAATACGTGGTTTGCCTGGGTGTTACGAGCAGCTGCTCATCTCCACTGAGGTTTTCCTCACGCTGGGCATCGTCAGCCTGCTGGAGAACATCCTGGTTATTGCCGCCATCATCAAGAACAAGAATCTTCACTCTCCCATGTACTTCTTCATCTGTTCTCTGGCCGTTGCTGACATGCTGGTCAGCGTCTCCAACGCCACTGAGACCATTGTCATGGCGATGATCACTGATGGCAACTTGGGGATTGGCGGTGGCATGATCAAGAGCATGGACAACGTGTTTGACTCCATGATCTGTAGTTCCCTGCTGGCGTCTATCTGGAGCCTGCTGGCCATCGCTGTTGACCGTTACGTGACAATCTTCTACGCGCTACGCTACCACAACATTATGACCGTACGCCGGGCTGCCGCCATCATCACCAGCATCTGGACCTTCTGCACTGTGTCAGGCGTTCTCTTCATCGTCTACTCGGAGAGCACTACCGTCCTCATCTGCCTCATCATCATGTTCTTCAGCATGCTGGTGCTCATGGCCTCGCTCTATGTCCACATGTTCATGCTGGCGCGTCTGCACATGAAGAGGATTGCCGCTCTGCCGGGCAACGGCCCCATCTGGCAGGCAGCCAATATGAAGGGGGCCATCACCCTCACCATCCTCCTGGGGGTGTTCATAGTTTGCTGGGCGCCCTTCTTCCTCCATCTCATCCTCATGATCTCCTGCCCCAGAAACCCCTACTGTATGTGCTTCATGTCTCACTTCAACATGTACCTCATTCTcatcatgtgtaactctgtcatCGACCCGCTGATCTACGCCTTCAGGAGCCAGGAGATGAGGAAGACCTTCAAGGAGATCTTCTGCTGCTGGTATGATAttacctctctgtgtgtctctgtgtga